In the Streptomyces sp. NBC_00525 genome, one interval contains:
- a CDS encoding NAD(P)-dependent alcohol dehydrogenase — protein MTPTRFRAAVLRSYEEPFAVEDVVLDGALAPGELLVEIAGCGMCRTDLAVRRSAGRSPLPAVLGHEGSGVVVRTGGGAESRIGVGDHVVLGFDSCGYCRGCLGGAPAYCDFFASLNLFGGRAQEPARLTGADGKELAPRWFGQSSFGAYALVSARNAVRVDPALPVELLGPLGCGFLTGAGAVLNTFRAAPGDTLVVLGAGAVGLAAVMAAGAVGVPSVAVDRHPERLALAERFGALPLSAGTAGLAERIRRLTDGGARYALDTTASPRLVNEALWALRPTGTLGLVARLHSPLALEPGTLDRGRAVRHICEGDAVPALLIPVLTGLWRAGRFPFDQLIRTYPLSDINEAERDCEAGRVVKPVLLPEGRTP, from the coding sequence ATGACGCCCACGCGGTTCCGCGCGGCGGTGCTGCGCTCGTACGAGGAGCCGTTCGCGGTCGAGGACGTCGTGCTGGACGGCGCGCTCGCCCCCGGTGAGCTGCTGGTCGAGATCGCCGGGTGCGGGATGTGCCGGACCGATCTCGCGGTCCGGCGGTCGGCGGGCCGCAGCCCGTTGCCGGCGGTCCTGGGTCACGAGGGGTCCGGGGTCGTCGTGCGGACGGGCGGCGGCGCGGAGTCGCGGATCGGCGTCGGCGACCATGTCGTGCTCGGCTTCGACTCGTGCGGGTACTGCCGCGGTTGCCTGGGCGGCGCCCCCGCCTACTGTGACTTCTTCGCCTCCCTCAACCTCTTCGGCGGGCGGGCGCAGGAGCCGGCCCGGCTGACCGGTGCGGACGGGAAGGAGCTGGCTCCCCGCTGGTTCGGCCAGTCCTCGTTCGGCGCGTACGCGCTGGTGTCCGCCCGCAACGCCGTCCGCGTCGACCCGGCGCTGCCGGTCGAGCTGCTGGGGCCGCTCGGCTGCGGGTTCCTCACCGGGGCCGGGGCCGTCCTGAACACCTTCCGCGCCGCGCCCGGCGACACCCTGGTGGTGCTGGGCGCGGGGGCGGTGGGACTGGCCGCGGTCATGGCGGCCGGGGCCGTCGGGGTGCCGTCCGTCGCGGTGGACCGGCATCCCGAACGGCTGGCGCTCGCCGAGCGGTTCGGCGCGCTCCCGCTGTCGGCCGGTACGGCCGGTCTCGCGGAGCGCATCCGCCGGCTGACCGACGGCGGCGCGCGGTACGCGCTCGACACGACGGCGTCGCCGCGGCTCGTCAACGAGGCCCTGTGGGCGCTGCGGCCCACCGGCACGCTGGGCCTGGTGGCACGGCTGCACAGCCCGCTCGCGCTGGAGCCGGGCACGCTGGACCGGGGCCGCGCCGTCCGGCACATCTGCGAGGGGGACGCGGTGCCGGCGCTGCTGATCCCCGTACTGACCGGGCTGTGGCGGGCCGGCCGGTTCCCCTTCGACCAGCTGATCCGTACCTATCCCCTGTCCGACATCAACGAGGCCGAACGCGACTGCGAGGCGGGCCGGGTCGTCAAACCCGTCCTGCTCCCGGAAGGAAGGACCCCATGA
- a CDS encoding class I SAM-dependent methyltransferase, translating into MNEVLGTIAASPDTAGVDGGVGLTALLVAAARSIETHRRDSLARDVYAEHFVRAAPACAGWPVRIEQVPDGDADPLWGRFARYFGLRTRVLDDFVVRSVLAGARQVVLLGAGLDTRAFRLDWPPDCVFYEIDRAGVLAFKHRVLADAAAVPRAKRVPVAVDLRDDWATALTGAGFEAGAPSVWLVEGLLFYLPGAAETYLMDTVDLLAAGGSALAFEAKLEADLMVYRDSATYTATREQIGIDLLDLFDKGPRPDSAGRLAARGWSAATHTPFEFTRRHGRGPLPEPNDALEGNRWVFAHRRR; encoded by the coding sequence ATGAACGAGGTACTCGGCACGATAGCGGCGAGCCCGGACACGGCGGGCGTGGACGGGGGTGTGGGCCTGACCGCGCTGCTGGTGGCCGCCGCCCGGTCGATCGAGACGCACCGCCGGGACAGCCTGGCCCGCGATGTGTACGCCGAGCACTTCGTGCGGGCGGCCCCGGCGTGCGCGGGCTGGCCGGTGCGCATCGAGCAGGTCCCGGACGGGGACGCCGACCCGTTGTGGGGGCGGTTCGCCCGGTACTTCGGACTGCGTACACGGGTGCTGGACGACTTCGTCGTACGGTCGGTGCTCGCGGGCGCCCGGCAGGTGGTGCTGCTCGGCGCCGGCCTCGACACGCGGGCGTTCCGGCTGGACTGGCCGCCGGACTGCGTGTTCTACGAGATCGACCGGGCGGGTGTGCTGGCCTTCAAGCACCGGGTGCTGGCGGACGCGGCGGCCGTCCCGAGGGCGAAGCGGGTGCCGGTCGCCGTCGATCTGCGGGACGACTGGGCGACCGCGCTGACCGGTGCCGGGTTCGAGGCCGGCGCGCCGAGCGTCTGGCTGGTGGAGGGCCTGCTGTTCTATCTGCCGGGCGCCGCCGAGACGTATCTGATGGACACGGTGGATCTGCTGGCCGCCGGGGGCAGCGCGCTGGCCTTCGAGGCGAAGCTGGAGGCGGACCTCATGGTGTACCGGGACAGCGCGACCTACACGGCGACGCGCGAGCAGATCGGCATCGACCTGCTCGACCTCTTCGACAAGGGCCCCCGGCCCGATTCGGCGGGCCGTCTCGCGGCCAGGGGCTGGTCCGCCGCCACGCACACCCCGTTCGAGTTCACCCGCCGCCACGGGCGCGGCCCGCTGCCGGAGCCGAATGACGCGCTGGAGGGGAACCGGTGGGTGTTCGCCCACCGCCGCCGCTGA
- a CDS encoding GNAT family N-acetyltransferase: MATYETMPYHLETERLILRPWDEADAAEFSELLTERGKETYTVERCRKAIAGLLAATEHTRIALLPVQRKEEGDFIGYCGLIIGRSTREEPEIAYELLRRAHHRGYATEAARAVVGAAAATGRRRLWSTVATWNTPSLRVLDKLGFVHDHFSTEENGEVAWLTRALP; this comes from the coding sequence ATGGCCACCTACGAGACCATGCCGTACCACCTGGAGACCGAACGGCTGATCCTGCGCCCCTGGGACGAAGCGGACGCCGCCGAGTTCAGTGAGCTCCTGACCGAACGCGGCAAGGAGACGTACACCGTCGAGCGCTGCCGGAAGGCGATCGCCGGACTGCTCGCCGCCACCGAGCACACACGGATCGCCCTCCTCCCCGTCCAGCGCAAGGAGGAGGGCGACTTCATCGGCTACTGCGGACTGATCATCGGCCGCTCCACCCGGGAGGAGCCGGAGATCGCCTACGAACTGCTGCGCCGCGCGCACCACCGGGGTTACGCCACCGAGGCCGCCCGCGCCGTGGTCGGCGCCGCCGCCGCGACCGGGCGCCGGCGGCTCTGGTCGACCGTCGCCACCTGGAACACGCCCTCGCTGCGCGTCCTGGACAAGCTCGGCTTCGTCCACGACCACTTCTCCACCGAGGAGAACGGCGAAGTCGCCTGGCTCACCCGCGCGTTGCCGTAG
- a CDS encoding aldo/keto reductase encodes MNSANNTNPQIVLGAMAFGTQVDAATSFAILDAFVEGGGEWLDTANCYSFWADPSGVGGASERVIGDWLRARPGARESVRIATKVRQNPLVPHAWPESAEGLSAHAVHAGMAESLERLGTDHVDLLWAHAEDRTVPLEETVGAFGELVAKGTALRVGAANHTAWRVERGRSLARQQGVEPWTAVQLRHSLVQPRPSTPLAESAHRMLTPEDLDLARSEGLDVWAYSSLLWGAYTRPDKQFPDTYDHPGTTRMLAVLDEVAAEVSATKNQVVLAWLHRQGIAPIVGVSRVAHAEEALAARDVRLTEEHLARFEDAR; translated from the coding sequence ATGAACAGCGCGAACAACACGAACCCGCAGATCGTCCTCGGTGCCATGGCTTTCGGCACCCAGGTGGACGCAGCCACCTCCTTCGCCATCCTCGACGCCTTCGTGGAGGGCGGCGGCGAATGGCTCGACACCGCGAACTGCTACTCCTTCTGGGCCGACCCCAGCGGTGTCGGCGGGGCCAGCGAGCGGGTCATAGGCGACTGGCTCCGGGCCCGGCCCGGCGCCCGCGAGTCCGTGCGCATCGCGACGAAGGTCCGGCAGAACCCGCTGGTACCGCACGCCTGGCCGGAGAGCGCCGAAGGACTGTCGGCCCATGCCGTCCACGCGGGCATGGCGGAGAGCCTGGAACGCCTCGGCACCGACCATGTGGACCTGCTCTGGGCACACGCCGAGGACCGCACGGTGCCGCTGGAGGAGACGGTGGGCGCCTTCGGCGAACTGGTCGCCAAGGGAACGGCCCTGCGGGTCGGCGCGGCGAACCACACCGCCTGGCGCGTCGAGCGCGGCCGGTCGCTGGCCCGGCAGCAGGGGGTGGAGCCCTGGACCGCGGTGCAGCTGCGCCACTCCCTCGTACAGCCCCGCCCGTCCACACCGCTCGCCGAGAGCGCCCACCGCATGCTCACGCCCGAGGACCTGGACCTGGCCCGCTCCGAGGGGCTGGACGTGTGGGCGTACAGCTCGCTGCTGTGGGGCGCCTACACCCGTCCGGACAAGCAGTTCCCCGACACGTACGACCACCCCGGCACCACCCGGATGCTCGCGGTCCTGGACGAGGTGGCCGCGGAGGTCTCCGCGACGAAGAACCAGGTCGTCCTGGCCTGGCTGCACCGCCAGGGCATCGCCCCCATTGTCGGAGTGAGCCGGGTGGCCCATGCCGAGGAGGCCCTGGCGGCCCGCGACGTCCGCCTCACGGAGGAGCACCTCGCCCGTTTCGAGGACGCCCGCTAG
- a CDS encoding GNAT family N-acetyltransferase, producing the protein MADLADAVESMEQLAVGWRSLVLDRDAGADVRDLPGIAVRWADCAFPFWNCLTLTETGTGAALAGERLRQAADIMRAKTRPGFLWVFDDLLDEDARATLDAAAERVGLVHAFPGTGMAGDLLPLPEPSHPELEFVRVADDAQLLAYADLNSRAYGFPLEAGRDGLAGSALWKSGVHAYLGLRQGEPVTCAATVEAAGRLFVVLVATDPRWERRGYGEAVTRKALYEGGRATGLTRATLHATAAGAPVYPRIGFVPNTAMRFYGLPA; encoded by the coding sequence GTGGCGGATCTCGCCGACGCGGTCGAATCGATGGAGCAACTCGCCGTGGGCTGGCGGTCCCTGGTGCTCGACCGGGACGCCGGAGCGGACGTACGCGATCTGCCCGGAATCGCCGTGCGCTGGGCCGACTGCGCGTTCCCGTTCTGGAACTGCCTCACGCTCACCGAGACCGGCACCGGTGCCGCCCTCGCCGGGGAGCGCCTGCGCCAGGCGGCGGACATCATGCGGGCGAAGACGCGGCCCGGCTTCCTCTGGGTCTTCGACGACCTCCTGGACGAGGACGCCCGCGCCACACTGGACGCGGCGGCCGAACGGGTCGGCCTGGTCCATGCCTTCCCCGGCACCGGCATGGCCGGCGATCTGCTCCCGCTGCCCGAACCGTCGCACCCCGAGCTGGAGTTCGTACGCGTCGCCGACGACGCGCAGCTCCTCGCCTACGCGGACCTCAACTCTCGCGCGTACGGCTTCCCGCTGGAGGCCGGCCGCGACGGCCTCGCCGGCTCCGCGCTGTGGAAGAGCGGGGTCCACGCCTATCTGGGGTTGCGGCAGGGCGAGCCGGTGACCTGCGCCGCCACCGTGGAGGCGGCGGGCCGGCTCTTCGTGGTGCTCGTCGCCACCGATCCGCGCTGGGAGCGCCGGGGATACGGCGAGGCGGTGACGCGCAAGGCGCTGTACGAGGGCGGCCGCGCCACCGGCCTGACCCGCGCGACGCTGCACGCGACGGCGGCGGGCGCGCCGGTCTATCCCCGGATCGGCTTCGTGCCGAACACCGCGATGCGCTTCTACGGGCTGCCCGCCTGA
- a CDS encoding spore-associated protein: MRKIRTAATAGALTTLLVAATAAFGTTASAAPNVTPQGVCGTAYKTVNTTSVGNLGTVYLTYNASNGKNCVVTIRSTPGTAKSMGAYLYVPDTGESTSDDGTYTSYAGPVYAYGKGHCVSWGGHIGNVYASVENSNCASLKEQRTLEVR; the protein is encoded by the coding sequence ATGCGAAAGATCCGTACTGCCGCCACCGCCGGAGCGCTGACCACGCTCCTGGTGGCCGCCACCGCCGCCTTCGGCACGACGGCCTCCGCCGCGCCGAACGTCACCCCGCAAGGGGTCTGCGGCACGGCCTACAAGACCGTGAACACGACCTCCGTGGGCAACCTCGGCACGGTGTACCTGACCTACAACGCCTCGAACGGAAAGAACTGCGTCGTCACCATCCGATCCACTCCGGGCACCGCGAAGAGCATGGGTGCCTACCTCTACGTCCCCGACACCGGTGAGTCCACGTCGGACGACGGGACCTACACCTCCTACGCCGGCCCGGTCTACGCCTACGGCAAGGGCCACTGCGTCAGCTGGGGCGGCCACATCGGCAATGTGTACGCCTCCGTGGAGAACTCCAACTGCGCGTCGCTGAAGGAGCAGCGGACCCTCGAAGTTCGCTGA